The following are from one region of the Vitis riparia cultivar Riparia Gloire de Montpellier isolate 1030 chromosome 14, EGFV_Vit.rip_1.0, whole genome shotgun sequence genome:
- the LOC117930464 gene encoding putative bifunctional UDP-N-acetylglucosamine transferase and deubiquitinase ALG13, whose protein sequence is MGLWRWTHQFLPHPLLLMMLMLILLSAPLINATSTSSEKHDQILVPQVPDSSIKCMTCPCVNPCPCVNPCSDQHSPPPPSPPPPPPPPRTQDCGQQVPPPPRFTCITCEPGNLYPTDPFYLGFYSASGRNVVIGFMVLVGCGILEVLIMEY, encoded by the coding sequence ATGGGGTTGTGGCGATGGACTCACCAATTCCTTCCTCATCCACTTCTTCTCATGATGCTGATGCTTATCCTACTCTCAGCTCCATTAATCAATGCCACTAGTACTTCTTCAGAAAAGCACGACCAAATTTTGGTTCCACAAGTGCCTGATTCGAgtataaagtgcatgacatgtCCTTGTGTGAACCCTTGTCCTTGTGTGAACCCTTGTTCTGATCAGcactctcctcctcctccttctccaccaccaccaccgccgCCGCCACGTACGCAGGATTGTGGACAGCAGGTGCCACCACCACCGAGATTCACCTGCATAACCTGTGAACCAGGGAATTTGTATCCCACTGATCctttttatttagggttttactCGGCTTCTGGAAGGAATGTTGTTATTGGGTTTATGGTTTTGGTTGGATGTGGAATTTTAGAGGTACTGATCATGGAGTATTAG